ATACATTACAGCTACATCTATCACAAAAAATATTGGAGTTATTACAGCAATAAATTTACTTCCAAAATTTGAATTTTTATTTATATTTTCAATCTCATCTTTGTCTATATTTTTAATTTTCTTTAAATCTCTTCCCATAATAATTGCTGAAGATATTACAGTTACAGCACTCATCACCATCCACAGTGGAAAACTTGCTTTTATGATTCCAATTGGATCTGAAATTTGTGCTGTTTTTGCAGTTATAGATGGAGCCCCTTGAATAAAATAGTCACTAGATAAGGCCATGCCATTTCCAAATAAGTCCAATGCAACAGCTGCCCATATTTCTGGCAAACCACTTTTTATAGCAGCTGGAACCATAAGAGAACCTATAAAAGCCACTGCTGGTGACGGCCAAATAAACCATGAAAATATAAGCATAGTAAATCCTAATATAAAGAAAGCTCTTTTACCATTAGTCATAAGTTTTCTCAAAGGGTTCATCATTATAACATCTGCCCCTAAGCTGCTAAGGGATTTAGACATGGCATTAACTAGAGCTATGATAATTACTATTTCTAAAAATGCTCTACCAGAGGTCAATATAGCTCTATAGATAATCTGGATTGACTTCATTATGCTGCCACTATAGATAAAACCCACTAAGAAAAGACCAATTATACAAGGAAGCACTACATCTTTTTTAAAACACATTATAGTAATTATAGCAATTATTACTCCTAAATAAACATAATGTATTAAGCTTAACTGTATCATATGCACTCCTTAGCTGCAGTTACTCCACTTTCCACATCTATCACCAAAACAACCACTACTATTTTTTTCATCAATAATTTTTACAACTTCACACCTATTTGAACATCCATTACATTCAAAACTCTTGGAATGAAAATCACCGCTAGCAGTTTTAAATCCTTTAAAATTACTTTTGCTGTTATTTTTTTCAACAACATTTCTTCCAATTATAGCTGCTCCAATAGCTCCCATTACATTGTAATGTTCAGGTACATACAACTTCACACCTAATTCTCTTTCAAAGGCAGACTTCATACCAACATTTGCTGCTACTCCTCCCTGAAAAAATATTTTTTCCTTTAATTCTTTACCTTTGGCAATATTGTTCAAATAATTCCTTACAAGAGCTTCACAAAGACCTCTTATAATATCCTCTGCCTTATAACCTACCTGCTGCTTGTGTATCATATCTGATTCTGCAAAAACAGCACAACGCCCTGCTATTCTTACAGGCGTTTTTGATTGCAATGCCAAATCCCCAAATTCTTCTATTGGTACTGATAATCTTTCTGCCTGTCTGTCTAAAAAAGAACCTGTTCCAGCAGCACACACAGTGTTCATGGCAAAATCTGTGACAATACCATCTCTTAAAATTATTATTTTAGAATCTTGACCACCTATTTCGATAATAGTTCTTACATTCTTATCTATATCCAGTGAAGCTACTGCATGAGCGGTTATCTCATTTTTAACTGCATCTGCTCCTACTAAAAAGGATGCAATTTGTCTTCCACTTCCAGTAGTTCCTACAGCCTTAATTTCATCATCATCATATTTATTTTGTAAAGTTTTAAAACCATCTTTTATTGTCTTTAATGGATTCCCTCTTGTCTTTAAATAAAGTGATTCAATTACTTTCATATTTTCATCTAAAATTACAATATCTGTACTTACAGATCCTACATCAACACCTATATAATACATTTTTCTTTTCTCCTCTCAAGCAAATCAATAAATGCCTCTATTCTTGTAGTATATCCAGCTTCTCCTGTCATTTCATCCACTACAAGACTCATAATTGGGAAATCCTTATCTTTAGATATCTTTGGTAATATTGCTTTAGCTACTATCTCCGGCATACATCCTAGTGGAAATATCTGTATTACTCCATCCATATTATTCTTTTCAGCTAATACTGCTTCACCTATACATTCTCTTGCATGCCCTCCTATATATAGGGGTAGATACTTTTTAGACGCTCTTCTTATATTTATCGAATTAGCCTTTAATGGGACTAATGCGGCATCTTTAACCCACCAGCTGGGACTAATTTCTTTTTTTACAGAAACACCATAATCCATAAGTTTATCTTCTACATAGAGATTAGAAAATGGCTCTAATATAGTATATATTTCTCCTATTATGGATATAGTAATTGGATTTCTATTTTTATCAATTTTAATACTCTTTAAACTTCTTTTATATTTTTTTAAAACCTCTATCATTTTTAAGGGCTTTTCACAGGCTAAAGCATCTCTTTTACAATCATACAAAAGTTTTTTAAATTGACCTTTCTCCAACTCATATCCGGCTAAATATCTTGATTTCCCTTCTATATAGTCTATAAGCTTTGTAACTTTATAAGCATTGTATACAGCTTTAAGCTGTTCATTTCTTGACTTATTACTTTCTGATGATATCTTTCCAATTCTATTTAATAACTCCTTTATTCCTATATCCTTAGGCTGATCTACAACTATTATTTCAATATCACATCCCATCTTTTTAAGAGTATTTTTAAAAATCTCACAATATTCACCATATCTACATGGTCCACAACTTCCAGGTATTATGGCAGTATCTGCACCAGCTTTAAAACTCTGAATCAAGTTCCCAAGCATAATTTTAAACGGTAAACATATTTCTTCAGGAGCATATTTTGCTCCAATCTCTAAAGCATCTTTATTATTGAACTCTGGCATAATATATTCAATACCTAATCCATTAAATAATGCTTTGACTGCCAAATATGTATTTCCTATATGAGGTACTGTTACTTTCACTAGCTGCACCTTCTTTCCAACATATCTGTAAATGCTTCTATCCTAGTTTCTACACCTGCTTCTCCAGTCTGCTCATCTACTTTTAATACAAGAATTGGAAAATCATTTAATGAATCCTTTATTAATTCTATTACCACAGAATCAATACCACAGGCAAAAGAAGATATGTATATTATTCCATTAACTTCTTTGTTATGCCCCACATGAGCAGCAAATCCATAAGAATTTCTTGCAAAAGTCCAAAAGGGTTTTTTAAATAGTTTATTCACTTCTGAATCTATATCTTCCTTTTCCACATATTCTTCTGTTATGACTCCAATATTCATTTCATTTAATTTTTTTACTATATCCATATTTATAAAGCTGTCATATATATTATAGGGATGACCCACCAATGCAATTTTTACTTTATAATTTTTATCATTTTTACCTATATCAAAACTCTTTTGAATATTTAGTGAATCAATAAAGGCTCTTTCTATTTGTTTTCTATTCTTATTTAGCTTTCTACCAAGTTTTTTTGAAAAATCCCATAACTTCTTGTCACTAAGACCATAAATAGATTCAGTAATAATTTTAGGCATATCAGGTATGCTGTTTTTAACCATCTCTGGCAATCCACAAAATTTGGGGCATATAGATTGACCCCTATCAGTTTCCATAAAACGTGGTATAAATACATAGTCACATTTATCCTTTAATGAAGCTACGTGGCCATGAAATATTTTAACAGGCAGGCATGCATCATCTACAGAAAACTTAACTCCTAAGTCCAGTATATCCCTGTTTGTATCCTGTGAGATTACAATTTCTTCACCAAGTTCATTAAAAAAATTATTTATAAATGGATAGTACTTATAATATAAGAGTCCTCTAGGAACACCTATTCTCATTAGGTACACTTCCTTCCATCATTCATTTATTTTCTTTATAAATTTTTGACTTTATCTCTATAAAATATTCACATTGTAATAAATTAAATAAACAATTGAATATCAGAATCAAAAGCATCTTTTAAATATTCATCAGCCGTTATAACTTTTACTTCAGGTAGAAGTTCTTCCTCCTTAAACCCCATTACTTC
This genomic window from Clostridium pasteurianum DSM 525 = ATCC 6013 contains:
- a CDS encoding acyl-CoA dehydratase activase, coding for MYYIGVDVGSVSTDIVILDENMKVIESLYLKTRGNPLKTIKDGFKTLQNKYDDDEIKAVGTTGSGRQIASFLVGADAVKNEITAHAVASLDIDKNVRTIIEIGGQDSKIIILRDGIVTDFAMNTVCAAGTGSFLDRQAERLSVPIEEFGDLALQSKTPVRIAGRCAVFAESDMIHKQQVGYKAEDIIRGLCEALVRNYLNNIAKGKELKEKIFFQGGVAANVGMKSAFERELGVKLYVPEHYNVMGAIGAAIIGRNVVEKNNSKSNFKGFKTASGDFHSKSFECNGCSNRCEVVKIIDEKNSSGCFGDRCGKWSNCS
- a CDS encoding acyl-CoA dehydratase activase-related protein — translated: MRIGVPRGLLYYKYYPFINNFFNELGEEIVISQDTNRDILDLGVKFSVDDACLPVKIFHGHVASLKDKCDYVFIPRFMETDRGQSICPKFCGLPEMVKNSIPDMPKIITESIYGLSDKKLWDFSKKLGRKLNKNRKQIERAFIDSLNIQKSFDIGKNDKNYKVKIALVGHPYNIYDSFINMDIVKKLNEMNIGVITEEYVEKEDIDSEVNKLFKKPFWTFARNSYGFAAHVGHNKEVNGIIYISSFACGIDSVVIELIKDSLNDFPILVLKVDEQTGEAGVETRIEAFTDMLERRCS
- a CDS encoding acyl-CoA dehydratase activase-related protein; the encoded protein is MKVTVPHIGNTYLAVKALFNGLGIEYIMPEFNNKDALEIGAKYAPEEICLPFKIMLGNLIQSFKAGADTAIIPGSCGPCRYGEYCEIFKNTLKKMGCDIEIIVVDQPKDIGIKELLNRIGKISSESNKSRNEQLKAVYNAYKVTKLIDYIEGKSRYLAGYELEKGQFKKLLYDCKRDALACEKPLKMIEVLKKYKRSLKSIKIDKNRNPITISIIGEIYTILEPFSNLYVEDKLMDYGVSVKKEISPSWWVKDAALVPLKANSINIRRASKKYLPLYIGGHARECIGEAVLAEKNNMDGVIQIFPLGCMPEIVAKAILPKISKDKDFPIMSLVVDEMTGEAGYTTRIEAFIDLLERRKEKCII